In one window of Mucilaginibacter auburnensis DNA:
- a CDS encoding M20 metallopeptidase family protein, with product MMKEQIQQLAKDIFDDVLANRRHLHSHPELSFHEVETSAFVARHLDILGISYERMADNGLVGLLKGDLPSDKVIALRADMDALPITEANDVPYKSQNVGVMHACGHDVHTSSLLGVATILTQVKSQFGGTIKLIFQPAEEKLPGGASLMIKEGVLENPKPSAVIGQHVMPLIDAGKVGFRAGKYMASTDELYVTVKGKGGHGAQPQQNIDPVIITAHMLTALQQIVSRFSDPKSPCVLSFGKVIANGATNVIPNEVYLEGTFRTMDEEWRAEAHQKMKKMAEGLVESMGGAVDFNIVKGYPYLINEPVLTNNVRGFAEDYLGKENVLDLDIWMAAEDFAYYSQVADSCFYRLGTRNESRGITSSVHTPTFDIEETALETSVGLMAYLAVKQLGN from the coding sequence ATAATGAAAGAGCAGATACAACAATTAGCTAAAGATATTTTTGATGACGTACTGGCTAACCGTCGCCATTTGCACAGTCACCCCGAACTTTCTTTTCATGAGGTGGAAACCTCAGCCTTTGTGGCCCGCCATTTAGATATTTTAGGCATTAGCTATGAGCGTATGGCTGATAACGGTTTGGTTGGTTTGCTAAAAGGTGATCTGCCATCTGATAAGGTAATTGCCCTGCGTGCCGATATGGATGCATTGCCTATTACCGAGGCCAATGATGTGCCCTACAAATCGCAGAATGTGGGTGTGATGCACGCTTGCGGTCATGATGTGCACACTTCATCATTATTAGGAGTAGCCACTATTTTAACCCAAGTCAAAAGCCAGTTTGGCGGCACTATAAAATTGATATTTCAACCTGCCGAAGAGAAATTGCCCGGGGGTGCCAGCCTGATGATAAAAGAAGGCGTTTTAGAAAATCCAAAACCTTCGGCGGTGATAGGTCAGCATGTTATGCCCTTGATAGATGCCGGTAAGGTGGGTTTCCGTGCAGGTAAATATATGGCATCTACTGATGAATTGTATGTTACCGTAAAAGGTAAAGGCGGTCACGGTGCGCAACCGCAGCAAAACATTGATCCTGTTATCATCACAGCGCATATGCTGACTGCCCTGCAGCAGATTGTAAGCCGTTTTTCTGACCCTAAAAGTCCATGTGTGTTATCCTTCGGAAAGGTGATAGCTAACGGCGCTACCAATGTAATTCCTAATGAGGTTTACCTGGAAGGCACCTTCCGTACCATGGATGAAGAATGGCGTGCTGAGGCACACCAGAAAATGAAGAAAATGGCTGAGGGCCTGGTTGAAAGCATGGGTGGTGCCGTTGATTTTAATATTGTGAAAGGTTACCCATACTTAATTAACGAACCCGTATTGACCAACAACGTACGCGGTTTTGCGGAAGACTATTTAGGCAAAGAAAATGTGCTCGATCTTGATATATGGATGGCTGCCGAAGATTTCGCCTATTACTCTCAGGTGGCCGATTCGTGTTTCTATCGCTTAGGTACACGTAACGAAAGCCGCGGCATTACCTCATCAGTACATACCCCGACATTTGATATTGAGGAAACAGCCCTGGAAACCAGTGTTGGTTTAATGGCTTATCTGGCTGTAAAGCAATTAGGAAATTAA
- a CDS encoding SPOR domain-containing protein, translating into MNKASGCKASFSLIFRCFLFTCVFMPAFSIAQTRGTVKEFKDPRIDSLIARRNSLKSIKGGTIKFSSQGYRIQIYSGSNRKEAYNIQARFQSEYPAIRTYISYRMPDFKLHVGDFRSRLEAEKQVQDMKGRYSGLIIMRATINPPKSEVK; encoded by the coding sequence ATGAATAAAGCATCTGGTTGTAAAGCAAGTTTTAGCCTTATATTCAGATGCTTTTTATTTACATGCGTTTTTATGCCTGCGTTTAGCATCGCGCAAACCCGTGGCACTGTTAAGGAATTTAAAGATCCCCGTATAGACAGCCTGATTGCACGCAGAAATTCCTTGAAAAGTATTAAGGGCGGTACAATTAAGTTTTCATCGCAGGGGTATCGCATCCAAATTTATAGTGGCTCCAATCGTAAAGAGGCATATAATATACAGGCGCGTTTTCAGTCAGAATATCCAGCCATACGTACCTACATTTCCTACAGAATGCCTGACTTTAAGCTGCATGTTGGAGATTTTAGATCACGTTTAGAAGCTGAAAAGCAAGTACAGGATATGAAAGGCAGATACAGCGGGCTCATCATCATGAGGGCAACTATAAATCCACCTAAATCAGAGGTAAAATAA